Proteins from a genomic interval of Nasonia vitripennis strain AsymCx chromosome 3, Nvit_psr_1.1, whole genome shotgun sequence:
- the LOC100118818 gene encoding inactive tyrosine-protein kinase 7 isoform X1, which yields MQRHQRVRLVLTIGFLLAGCRSSSSQERLQQMQPGELYFTVSPSDHQVVEGQSVTLRCEAEPGAPVRYSWKIDGQPLAPSPRRHPKSGNLLISRVNRMLDSGSFVCVATNEKSGDSIESSPAKIDIQWISEASVQLQQPKLAPNIRAGGKVELRCHVDGSGELKYEWFRNTKSVAPNDRVEMKRNLLLIQEASPEDNGVYRCLARNQAGASPLAHSYPLIVPSNETATIKLVPQKAIVRRYEPASFSCVFDNADNVQWFFEDKGPIESDDERSILDNGTLVVLKAEDRHKGYYACHGLRADTVQVYAAELQIAYLYNLTSESFEPPLEDRLAVVGENQELQVSCLAPGGLPTPKLFWREPQGRIVSDTGPVRVQDDTLIVAKARRNADEGNYTCHAENMAGATQATVRIVVSWPAELKSSPKPVSVMEDEPATLTCSFRAMEPPITQVRWLRDGEALLSKDGVRYRIVEEPAGNLSLIFKNVQLIDRGNYVCEIVTKGFSPVRSAPAALSVEEKLKFSPEPVNRKLELNSSPKISCKAQGSTPVTFKWYKNGADSFPKHVRDELNGTLHFNGVLEEDKGNYTCVASNSQGQIKHTIKIDVVISPKFTIKPENVTAIEGSSVLLHCAAEGDPKPAIQWDKDSRMNNLNGDRFEVMANGSLHIKEVYLSDEGKYGCTAGNSAGLKREEGHLSVRAGDGYRSDMELDAAEDGSMMTKTVIITLGAAAAYMVLVVGLMLYCRYRRRRRKQRYIQEQTDGQEKGEATEVQEEQCNLTETTASAKANSSSGKKKENRESHKSDGTDTAHSQNSNHSKKSKSSYDKLAVSRAHLQELKPLGRGEFGEVFSTKYRPHAGTADETTTTVKETVVMVKTLTNTKDENVLQEFKRHLDLLHKLNHEHVARLIGLCRDEEPDYMIIEYTDWGDLKTFLLASKSKEMAASTDGGKPRAPQLTVAQILSLANQAARGLKHISDHRLVHKDVAARNCLISSALHVKISLSCMTKEPHQQEYTKHKNQIIPLRWLPKEAVFEDEYSTKSDVYSYSCLVWEMFHQGELPFKKLNDESVLNQLKSQTLSWSAHKAAPPALQELQTQCWSYDPRERPTFDEIVDKLQEIVVDCSQV from the exons ATGCAGAGGCATCAGCGTGTGCGGCTCGTCCTGACGATCGGCTTCCTCTTGG CAGGTTGCCGATCGTCGAGCTCGCAGGAGAGGCTCCAGCAGATGCAGCCCGGCGAGCTGTACTTCACCGTCAGTCCGAGCGATCACCAGGTGGTGGAGGGCCAGTCGGTGACTTTGAGGTGCGAGGCTGAACCCGGTGCGCCGGTGAGGTATTCCTGGAAGATCGACGGACAGCCCCTGGCGCCCAGTCCCAGGAGACATCCGAAGAGTGGGAACCTCCTCATCAGCAGGGTTAATAGGATGCTGGACAGTGGCAGCTTCGTCTGCGTCGCTACTAATGAGAAGAGCGGCGACAGTATTGAAAGCTCGCCGGCCAAGATCGACATTCAGT GGATCAGCGAGGCGAGTGTCCAGCTACAGCAGCCGAAATTGGCGCCCAATATCCGCGCCGGGGGCAAGGTCGAGCTGCGCTGCCACGTCGACGGCTCCGGCGAGCTCAAGTACGAGTGGTTCAG AAACACCAAGTCGGTGGCGCCCAACGATCGCGTGGAGATGAAGCGCAACCTACTGCTAATCCAGGAGGCAAGTCCCGAGGACAACGGCGTGTACCGGTGTCTGGCCCGTAACCAGGCCGGTGCATCACCTTTAGCCCACAGCTATCCGCTCATAGTGCCGAGCAACGAGACAGCCACGATCAAGCTCGTGCCGCAGAAGGCGATAGTCCGGCGCTACGAGCCCGCGAGCTTCAGCTGCGTCTTCGACAACGCCGACAACGTTCAGTGGTTCTTCGAGGACAAGGGCCCCATCGAGTCGGACGACGAGCGGAGTATTTTGGATAACGGGACGCTCGTCGTTCTCAAGGCGGAGGATAGACACAAGGGATACTACGCCTGCCACGGACTCAGAGCCGACACCGTGCAGGTCTACGCTGCCGAGCTTCAGATAGCCT ACCTGTACAACCTCACCTCCGAGTCGTTCGAGCCGCCGCTGGAGGATCGGCTGGCGGTCGTCGGCGAGAATCAGGAGCTGCAGGTGAGCTGTCTCGCTCCGGGGGGTCTGCCCACGCCCAAGCTCTTCTGGCGCGAGCCGCAGGGTCGAATCGTCAGCGACACCGGTCCGGTTCGCGTGCAGGACGACACGCTCATTGTGGCCAAGGCCAGACGCAACGCCGATGAGGGAAATTACACCTGTCACGCCGAGAACATGGCTGGTGCTACGCAGGCCACCGTCAGGATCGTCGTCTCTT GGCCAGCCGAGCTGAAATCCTCGCCAAAGCCGGTGTCGGTGATGGAGGACGAACCGGCCACCCTGACCTGCAGTTTCCGAGCGATGGAGCCACCGATAACCCAAGTCCGTTGGCTGAGGGACGGAGAAGCTCTGCTGTCGAAAGACGGGGTACGTTACCGGATAGTCGAAGAGCCAGCCGGAAACCTGAGCCTCATCTTCAAGAACGTCCAGCTGATAGACAGGGGCAACTACGTCTGCGAGATAGTCACCAAGGGATTCTCACCGGTCAGGTCCGCGCCCGCCGCGCTCTCCGTCGAGGAGAAGCTCAAGTTCTCGCCGGAGCCCGTCAACCGAAAGCTCGAGCTCAATTCTTCGCCCAAG ATCTCGTGCAAGGCTCAGGGCTCGACTCCGGTGACTTTCAAATGGTACAAGAACGGAGCCGATAGCTTTCCCAAGCACGTGCGCGACGAGCTGAATGGCACGCTGCACTTCAACGGCGTTCTCGAGGAGGATAAGGGCAATTACACGTGCGTTGCCTCCAACAGCCAGGGCCAAATCAAGCATACCATCAAGATCGACGTAGTCA TTTCACCCAAGTTCACCATCAAGCCGGAAAACGTGACGGCTATCGAGGGCTCGTCGGTGCTGTTGCACTGCGCGGCGGAGGGTGATCCCAAACCAGCCATTCAGTGGGACAAGGATTCACGAATGAACAACCTGAATGGGGATCGATTCGAGGTAATGGCTAATGGCAGTCTACACATCAAGGAGGTCTACCTGAGTGACGAGGGTAAATACGGCTGCACCGCGGGAAACAGCGCTGGACTCAAACGGGAGGAGGGTCACCTGAGCGTCAGAG CTGGAGACGGCTACCGCTCGGATATGGAGTTGGATGCAGCCGAGGATGGCAGCATGATGACCAAGACGGTGATAATCACCCTGGGGGCGGCGGCCGCCTACATGGTTCTCGTCGTTGGTCTGATGCTGTACTGTCGCTACCGCAGACGGAGGAGGAAGCAGAGGTACATTCAGGAGCAAACCGACGGCCAGGAGAAGGGTGAAGCCACCGAAGTCCAGGAGGAGCAGTGCAACCTCACGGAGACCACCGCCAGCGCCAAAGCCAACAGCTCGAGCGGCAAGAAGAAGGAGAATCGCGAGTCCCACAAGAGCGACGGCACCGACACGGCTCACAGCCAGAACAGCAACCACTCGAAGAAGTCCAAGTCCAGCTACGACAAGCTCGCCGTCAGTCGCGCTCACCTGCAGGAGCTGAAGCCTCTGGGTCGCGGCGAGTTCGGAGAGGTGTTCTCTACCAAGTATCGACCTCACGCCGGTACCGCCGACGAGACGACCACGACGGTCAAGGAGACCGTGGTCATGGTCAAGACTCTGACCAACACCAAGGACGAGAACGTGCTGCAGGAGTTCAAGCGTCATCTGGACCTGCTGCACAAGCTGAACCACGAGCACGTGGCTAGACTGATCGGTCTATGCCGCGACGAGGAGCCCGATTACATGATCATCGAGTACACGGACTGGGGTGACCTGAAGACCTTCCTCCTCGCGTCCAAGTCCAAGGAGATGGCTGCCAGCACCGACGGTGGTAAGCCTCGGGCTCCGCAGCTGACCGTCGCTCAGATTCTCTCGTTGGCGAACCAG GCCGCGCGAGGACTGAAGCACATCTCCGACCACCGACTGGTCCACAAGGACGTGGCGGCTCGCAACTGTCTGATCTCCAGCGCGCTGCACGTCAAGATCTCGCTGTCCTGCATGACGAAGGAGCCTCACCAGCAGGAGTACACGAAGCACAAAAACCAAATAATCCCACTGCGATGGTTGCCCAAGGAGGCGGTGTTCGAGGACGAGTACTCGACGAAGAGTGACGTCTACTCGTACTCCTGCCTCGTCTGGGAGATGTTCCACCAGGGCGAGCTGCCCTTCAAGAAGCTCAACGACGAGTCGGTGCTGAACCAGCTCAAGAGCCAGACCCTCAGCTGGTCGGCTCACAAAGCCGCGCCGCCTGCTCTGCAGGAGCTTCAGACTCAGTGCTGGTCCTACGACCCCAGAGAGAGGCCCACCTTCGACGAGATCGTCGACAAGCTTCAGGAGATTGTCGTCGATTGCTCCCAGGTCTGA
- the LOC100118818 gene encoding inactive tyrosine-protein kinase 7 isoform X3 gives MQPGELYFTVSPSDHQVVEGQSVTLRCEAEPGAPVRYSWKIDGQPLAPSPRRHPKSGNLLISRVNRMLDSGSFVCVATNEKSGDSIESSPAKIDIQWISEASVQLQQPKLAPNIRAGGKVELRCHVDGSGELKYEWFRNTKSVAPNDRVEMKRNLLLIQEASPEDNGVYRCLARNQAGASPLAHSYPLIVPSNETATIKLVPQKAIVRRYEPASFSCVFDNADNVQWFFEDKGPIESDDERSILDNGTLVVLKAEDRHKGYYACHGLRADTVQVYAAELQIAYLYNLTSESFEPPLEDRLAVVGENQELQVSCLAPGGLPTPKLFWREPQGRIVSDTGPVRVQDDTLIVAKARRNADEGNYTCHAENMAGATQATVRIVVSWPAELKSSPKPVSVMEDEPATLTCSFRAMEPPITQVRWLRDGEALLSKDGVRYRIVEEPAGNLSLIFKNVQLIDRGNYVCEIVTKGFSPVRSAPAALSVEEKLKFSPEPVNRKLELNSSPKISCKAQGSTPVTFKWYKNGADSFPKHVRDELNGTLHFNGVLEEDKGNYTCVASNSQGQIKHTIKIDVVISPKFTIKPENVTAIEGSSVLLHCAAEGDPKPAIQWDKDSRMNNLNGDRFEVMANGSLHIKEVYLSDEGKYGCTAGNSAGLKREEGHLSVRAGDGYRSDMELDAAEDGSMMTKTVIITLGAAAAYMVLVVGLMLYCRYRRRRRKQRYIQEQTDGQEKGEATEVQEEQCNLTETTASAKANSSSGKKKENRESHKSDGTDTAHSQNSNHSKKSKSSYDKLAVSRAHLQELKPLGRGEFGEVFSTKYRPHAGTADETTTTVKETVVMVKTLTNTKDENVLQEFKRHLDLLHKLNHEHVARLIGLCRDEEPDYMIIEYTDWGDLKTFLLASKSKEMAASTDGGKPRAPQLTVAQILSLANQAARGLKHISDHRLVHKDVAARNCLISSALHVKISLSCMTKEPHQQEYTKHKNQIIPLRWLPKEAVFEDEYSTKSDVYSYSCLVWEMFHQGELPFKKLNDESVLNQLKSQTLSWSAHKAAPPALQELQTQCWSYDPRERPTFDEIVDKLQEIVVDCSQV, from the exons ATGCAGCCCGGCGAGCTGTACTTCACCGTCAGTCCGAGCGATCACCAGGTGGTGGAGGGCCAGTCGGTGACTTTGAGGTGCGAGGCTGAACCCGGTGCGCCGGTGAGGTATTCCTGGAAGATCGACGGACAGCCCCTGGCGCCCAGTCCCAGGAGACATCCGAAGAGTGGGAACCTCCTCATCAGCAGGGTTAATAGGATGCTGGACAGTGGCAGCTTCGTCTGCGTCGCTACTAATGAGAAGAGCGGCGACAGTATTGAAAGCTCGCCGGCCAAGATCGACATTCAGT GGATCAGCGAGGCGAGTGTCCAGCTACAGCAGCCGAAATTGGCGCCCAATATCCGCGCCGGGGGCAAGGTCGAGCTGCGCTGCCACGTCGACGGCTCCGGCGAGCTCAAGTACGAGTGGTTCAG AAACACCAAGTCGGTGGCGCCCAACGATCGCGTGGAGATGAAGCGCAACCTACTGCTAATCCAGGAGGCAAGTCCCGAGGACAACGGCGTGTACCGGTGTCTGGCCCGTAACCAGGCCGGTGCATCACCTTTAGCCCACAGCTATCCGCTCATAGTGCCGAGCAACGAGACAGCCACGATCAAGCTCGTGCCGCAGAAGGCGATAGTCCGGCGCTACGAGCCCGCGAGCTTCAGCTGCGTCTTCGACAACGCCGACAACGTTCAGTGGTTCTTCGAGGACAAGGGCCCCATCGAGTCGGACGACGAGCGGAGTATTTTGGATAACGGGACGCTCGTCGTTCTCAAGGCGGAGGATAGACACAAGGGATACTACGCCTGCCACGGACTCAGAGCCGACACCGTGCAGGTCTACGCTGCCGAGCTTCAGATAGCCT ACCTGTACAACCTCACCTCCGAGTCGTTCGAGCCGCCGCTGGAGGATCGGCTGGCGGTCGTCGGCGAGAATCAGGAGCTGCAGGTGAGCTGTCTCGCTCCGGGGGGTCTGCCCACGCCCAAGCTCTTCTGGCGCGAGCCGCAGGGTCGAATCGTCAGCGACACCGGTCCGGTTCGCGTGCAGGACGACACGCTCATTGTGGCCAAGGCCAGACGCAACGCCGATGAGGGAAATTACACCTGTCACGCCGAGAACATGGCTGGTGCTACGCAGGCCACCGTCAGGATCGTCGTCTCTT GGCCAGCCGAGCTGAAATCCTCGCCAAAGCCGGTGTCGGTGATGGAGGACGAACCGGCCACCCTGACCTGCAGTTTCCGAGCGATGGAGCCACCGATAACCCAAGTCCGTTGGCTGAGGGACGGAGAAGCTCTGCTGTCGAAAGACGGGGTACGTTACCGGATAGTCGAAGAGCCAGCCGGAAACCTGAGCCTCATCTTCAAGAACGTCCAGCTGATAGACAGGGGCAACTACGTCTGCGAGATAGTCACCAAGGGATTCTCACCGGTCAGGTCCGCGCCCGCCGCGCTCTCCGTCGAGGAGAAGCTCAAGTTCTCGCCGGAGCCCGTCAACCGAAAGCTCGAGCTCAATTCTTCGCCCAAG ATCTCGTGCAAGGCTCAGGGCTCGACTCCGGTGACTTTCAAATGGTACAAGAACGGAGCCGATAGCTTTCCCAAGCACGTGCGCGACGAGCTGAATGGCACGCTGCACTTCAACGGCGTTCTCGAGGAGGATAAGGGCAATTACACGTGCGTTGCCTCCAACAGCCAGGGCCAAATCAAGCATACCATCAAGATCGACGTAGTCA TTTCACCCAAGTTCACCATCAAGCCGGAAAACGTGACGGCTATCGAGGGCTCGTCGGTGCTGTTGCACTGCGCGGCGGAGGGTGATCCCAAACCAGCCATTCAGTGGGACAAGGATTCACGAATGAACAACCTGAATGGGGATCGATTCGAGGTAATGGCTAATGGCAGTCTACACATCAAGGAGGTCTACCTGAGTGACGAGGGTAAATACGGCTGCACCGCGGGAAACAGCGCTGGACTCAAACGGGAGGAGGGTCACCTGAGCGTCAGAG CTGGAGACGGCTACCGCTCGGATATGGAGTTGGATGCAGCCGAGGATGGCAGCATGATGACCAAGACGGTGATAATCACCCTGGGGGCGGCGGCCGCCTACATGGTTCTCGTCGTTGGTCTGATGCTGTACTGTCGCTACCGCAGACGGAGGAGGAAGCAGAGGTACATTCAGGAGCAAACCGACGGCCAGGAGAAGGGTGAAGCCACCGAAGTCCAGGAGGAGCAGTGCAACCTCACGGAGACCACCGCCAGCGCCAAAGCCAACAGCTCGAGCGGCAAGAAGAAGGAGAATCGCGAGTCCCACAAGAGCGACGGCACCGACACGGCTCACAGCCAGAACAGCAACCACTCGAAGAAGTCCAAGTCCAGCTACGACAAGCTCGCCGTCAGTCGCGCTCACCTGCAGGAGCTGAAGCCTCTGGGTCGCGGCGAGTTCGGAGAGGTGTTCTCTACCAAGTATCGACCTCACGCCGGTACCGCCGACGAGACGACCACGACGGTCAAGGAGACCGTGGTCATGGTCAAGACTCTGACCAACACCAAGGACGAGAACGTGCTGCAGGAGTTCAAGCGTCATCTGGACCTGCTGCACAAGCTGAACCACGAGCACGTGGCTAGACTGATCGGTCTATGCCGCGACGAGGAGCCCGATTACATGATCATCGAGTACACGGACTGGGGTGACCTGAAGACCTTCCTCCTCGCGTCCAAGTCCAAGGAGATGGCTGCCAGCACCGACGGTGGTAAGCCTCGGGCTCCGCAGCTGACCGTCGCTCAGATTCTCTCGTTGGCGAACCAG GCCGCGCGAGGACTGAAGCACATCTCCGACCACCGACTGGTCCACAAGGACGTGGCGGCTCGCAACTGTCTGATCTCCAGCGCGCTGCACGTCAAGATCTCGCTGTCCTGCATGACGAAGGAGCCTCACCAGCAGGAGTACACGAAGCACAAAAACCAAATAATCCCACTGCGATGGTTGCCCAAGGAGGCGGTGTTCGAGGACGAGTACTCGACGAAGAGTGACGTCTACTCGTACTCCTGCCTCGTCTGGGAGATGTTCCACCAGGGCGAGCTGCCCTTCAAGAAGCTCAACGACGAGTCGGTGCTGAACCAGCTCAAGAGCCAGACCCTCAGCTGGTCGGCTCACAAAGCCGCGCCGCCTGCTCTGCAGGAGCTTCAGACTCAGTGCTGGTCCTACGACCCCAGAGAGAGGCCCACCTTCGACGAGATCGTCGACAAGCTTCAGGAGATTGTCGTCGATTGCTCCCAGGTCTGA
- the LOC100118818 gene encoding inactive tyrosine-protein kinase 7 isoform X2, producing MQRHQRVRLVLTIGFLLGCRSSSSQERLQQMQPGELYFTVSPSDHQVVEGQSVTLRCEAEPGAPVRYSWKIDGQPLAPSPRRHPKSGNLLISRVNRMLDSGSFVCVATNEKSGDSIESSPAKIDIQWISEASVQLQQPKLAPNIRAGGKVELRCHVDGSGELKYEWFRNTKSVAPNDRVEMKRNLLLIQEASPEDNGVYRCLARNQAGASPLAHSYPLIVPSNETATIKLVPQKAIVRRYEPASFSCVFDNADNVQWFFEDKGPIESDDERSILDNGTLVVLKAEDRHKGYYACHGLRADTVQVYAAELQIAYLYNLTSESFEPPLEDRLAVVGENQELQVSCLAPGGLPTPKLFWREPQGRIVSDTGPVRVQDDTLIVAKARRNADEGNYTCHAENMAGATQATVRIVVSWPAELKSSPKPVSVMEDEPATLTCSFRAMEPPITQVRWLRDGEALLSKDGVRYRIVEEPAGNLSLIFKNVQLIDRGNYVCEIVTKGFSPVRSAPAALSVEEKLKFSPEPVNRKLELNSSPKISCKAQGSTPVTFKWYKNGADSFPKHVRDELNGTLHFNGVLEEDKGNYTCVASNSQGQIKHTIKIDVVISPKFTIKPENVTAIEGSSVLLHCAAEGDPKPAIQWDKDSRMNNLNGDRFEVMANGSLHIKEVYLSDEGKYGCTAGNSAGLKREEGHLSVRAGDGYRSDMELDAAEDGSMMTKTVIITLGAAAAYMVLVVGLMLYCRYRRRRRKQRYIQEQTDGQEKGEATEVQEEQCNLTETTASAKANSSSGKKKENRESHKSDGTDTAHSQNSNHSKKSKSSYDKLAVSRAHLQELKPLGRGEFGEVFSTKYRPHAGTADETTTTVKETVVMVKTLTNTKDENVLQEFKRHLDLLHKLNHEHVARLIGLCRDEEPDYMIIEYTDWGDLKTFLLASKSKEMAASTDGGKPRAPQLTVAQILSLANQAARGLKHISDHRLVHKDVAARNCLISSALHVKISLSCMTKEPHQQEYTKHKNQIIPLRWLPKEAVFEDEYSTKSDVYSYSCLVWEMFHQGELPFKKLNDESVLNQLKSQTLSWSAHKAAPPALQELQTQCWSYDPRERPTFDEIVDKLQEIVVDCSQV from the exons ATGCAGAGGCATCAGCGTGTGCGGCTCGTCCTGACGATCGGCTTCCTCTTGG GTTGCCGATCGTCGAGCTCGCAGGAGAGGCTCCAGCAGATGCAGCCCGGCGAGCTGTACTTCACCGTCAGTCCGAGCGATCACCAGGTGGTGGAGGGCCAGTCGGTGACTTTGAGGTGCGAGGCTGAACCCGGTGCGCCGGTGAGGTATTCCTGGAAGATCGACGGACAGCCCCTGGCGCCCAGTCCCAGGAGACATCCGAAGAGTGGGAACCTCCTCATCAGCAGGGTTAATAGGATGCTGGACAGTGGCAGCTTCGTCTGCGTCGCTACTAATGAGAAGAGCGGCGACAGTATTGAAAGCTCGCCGGCCAAGATCGACATTCAGT GGATCAGCGAGGCGAGTGTCCAGCTACAGCAGCCGAAATTGGCGCCCAATATCCGCGCCGGGGGCAAGGTCGAGCTGCGCTGCCACGTCGACGGCTCCGGCGAGCTCAAGTACGAGTGGTTCAG AAACACCAAGTCGGTGGCGCCCAACGATCGCGTGGAGATGAAGCGCAACCTACTGCTAATCCAGGAGGCAAGTCCCGAGGACAACGGCGTGTACCGGTGTCTGGCCCGTAACCAGGCCGGTGCATCACCTTTAGCCCACAGCTATCCGCTCATAGTGCCGAGCAACGAGACAGCCACGATCAAGCTCGTGCCGCAGAAGGCGATAGTCCGGCGCTACGAGCCCGCGAGCTTCAGCTGCGTCTTCGACAACGCCGACAACGTTCAGTGGTTCTTCGAGGACAAGGGCCCCATCGAGTCGGACGACGAGCGGAGTATTTTGGATAACGGGACGCTCGTCGTTCTCAAGGCGGAGGATAGACACAAGGGATACTACGCCTGCCACGGACTCAGAGCCGACACCGTGCAGGTCTACGCTGCCGAGCTTCAGATAGCCT ACCTGTACAACCTCACCTCCGAGTCGTTCGAGCCGCCGCTGGAGGATCGGCTGGCGGTCGTCGGCGAGAATCAGGAGCTGCAGGTGAGCTGTCTCGCTCCGGGGGGTCTGCCCACGCCCAAGCTCTTCTGGCGCGAGCCGCAGGGTCGAATCGTCAGCGACACCGGTCCGGTTCGCGTGCAGGACGACACGCTCATTGTGGCCAAGGCCAGACGCAACGCCGATGAGGGAAATTACACCTGTCACGCCGAGAACATGGCTGGTGCTACGCAGGCCACCGTCAGGATCGTCGTCTCTT GGCCAGCCGAGCTGAAATCCTCGCCAAAGCCGGTGTCGGTGATGGAGGACGAACCGGCCACCCTGACCTGCAGTTTCCGAGCGATGGAGCCACCGATAACCCAAGTCCGTTGGCTGAGGGACGGAGAAGCTCTGCTGTCGAAAGACGGGGTACGTTACCGGATAGTCGAAGAGCCAGCCGGAAACCTGAGCCTCATCTTCAAGAACGTCCAGCTGATAGACAGGGGCAACTACGTCTGCGAGATAGTCACCAAGGGATTCTCACCGGTCAGGTCCGCGCCCGCCGCGCTCTCCGTCGAGGAGAAGCTCAAGTTCTCGCCGGAGCCCGTCAACCGAAAGCTCGAGCTCAATTCTTCGCCCAAG ATCTCGTGCAAGGCTCAGGGCTCGACTCCGGTGACTTTCAAATGGTACAAGAACGGAGCCGATAGCTTTCCCAAGCACGTGCGCGACGAGCTGAATGGCACGCTGCACTTCAACGGCGTTCTCGAGGAGGATAAGGGCAATTACACGTGCGTTGCCTCCAACAGCCAGGGCCAAATCAAGCATACCATCAAGATCGACGTAGTCA TTTCACCCAAGTTCACCATCAAGCCGGAAAACGTGACGGCTATCGAGGGCTCGTCGGTGCTGTTGCACTGCGCGGCGGAGGGTGATCCCAAACCAGCCATTCAGTGGGACAAGGATTCACGAATGAACAACCTGAATGGGGATCGATTCGAGGTAATGGCTAATGGCAGTCTACACATCAAGGAGGTCTACCTGAGTGACGAGGGTAAATACGGCTGCACCGCGGGAAACAGCGCTGGACTCAAACGGGAGGAGGGTCACCTGAGCGTCAGAG CTGGAGACGGCTACCGCTCGGATATGGAGTTGGATGCAGCCGAGGATGGCAGCATGATGACCAAGACGGTGATAATCACCCTGGGGGCGGCGGCCGCCTACATGGTTCTCGTCGTTGGTCTGATGCTGTACTGTCGCTACCGCAGACGGAGGAGGAAGCAGAGGTACATTCAGGAGCAAACCGACGGCCAGGAGAAGGGTGAAGCCACCGAAGTCCAGGAGGAGCAGTGCAACCTCACGGAGACCACCGCCAGCGCCAAAGCCAACAGCTCGAGCGGCAAGAAGAAGGAGAATCGCGAGTCCCACAAGAGCGACGGCACCGACACGGCTCACAGCCAGAACAGCAACCACTCGAAGAAGTCCAAGTCCAGCTACGACAAGCTCGCCGTCAGTCGCGCTCACCTGCAGGAGCTGAAGCCTCTGGGTCGCGGCGAGTTCGGAGAGGTGTTCTCTACCAAGTATCGACCTCACGCCGGTACCGCCGACGAGACGACCACGACGGTCAAGGAGACCGTGGTCATGGTCAAGACTCTGACCAACACCAAGGACGAGAACGTGCTGCAGGAGTTCAAGCGTCATCTGGACCTGCTGCACAAGCTGAACCACGAGCACGTGGCTAGACTGATCGGTCTATGCCGCGACGAGGAGCCCGATTACATGATCATCGAGTACACGGACTGGGGTGACCTGAAGACCTTCCTCCTCGCGTCCAAGTCCAAGGAGATGGCTGCCAGCACCGACGGTGGTAAGCCTCGGGCTCCGCAGCTGACCGTCGCTCAGATTCTCTCGTTGGCGAACCAG GCCGCGCGAGGACTGAAGCACATCTCCGACCACCGACTGGTCCACAAGGACGTGGCGGCTCGCAACTGTCTGATCTCCAGCGCGCTGCACGTCAAGATCTCGCTGTCCTGCATGACGAAGGAGCCTCACCAGCAGGAGTACACGAAGCACAAAAACCAAATAATCCCACTGCGATGGTTGCCCAAGGAGGCGGTGTTCGAGGACGAGTACTCGACGAAGAGTGACGTCTACTCGTACTCCTGCCTCGTCTGGGAGATGTTCCACCAGGGCGAGCTGCCCTTCAAGAAGCTCAACGACGAGTCGGTGCTGAACCAGCTCAAGAGCCAGACCCTCAGCTGGTCGGCTCACAAAGCCGCGCCGCCTGCTCTGCAGGAGCTTCAGACTCAGTGCTGGTCCTACGACCCCAGAGAGAGGCCCACCTTCGACGAGATCGTCGACAAGCTTCAGGAGATTGTCGTCGATTGCTCCCAGGTCTGA